From one Buchnera aphidicola (Therioaphis trifolii) genomic stretch:
- the infC gene encoding translation initiation factor IF-3, with product MKYSKRIYSIKHNRINDEIKSNEIRLIGVNNELIGIVNLNQGLQYAKKLKLDLVEISPNANPIVCRIMDYGKFLYKKSKNLKEQKKKQKIIQIKEVKFRPNTDIGDYQVKLKHLNRFLMQGHKVKITLRFRGREMAYKNLGIVMLKRIRDDLSIISFVESFPLKIEGRQMIMILSPKKK from the coding sequence ATTAAATATAGTAAACGTATTTATTCAATTAAACATAATCGTATTAACGATGAAATTAAATCAAATGAAATTAGATTAATTGGTGTAAATAATGAATTAATTGGAATTGTAAATTTAAATCAAGGCTTACAATATGCAAAAAAACTAAAATTAGATTTAGTAGAAATTAGTCCTAATGCAAATCCTATAGTATGTCGTATAATGGATTATGGAAAATTTTTATATAAAAAAAGTAAAAATCTTAAAGAACAAAAAAAAAAACAAAAAATTATACAAATTAAAGAAGTTAAGTTTCGACCTAATACTGATATAGGGGATTATCAAGTTAAATTAAAACATTTAAATCGATTTTTAATGCAGGGACATAAAGTAAAAATTACTTTAAGATTCCGAGGAAGAGAAATGGCGTATAAAAATCTTGGAATTGTAATGTTGAAAAGAATTCGGGATGATTTAAGTATTATATCATTTGTAGAATCATTCCCTTTAAAAATTGAAGGTCGTCAAATGATTATGATTTTATCTCCTAAAAAAAAATAA
- a CDS encoding iron-sulfur cluster assembly accessory protein, whose protein sequence is MNSKKWIGIKLTKLAQKYFTNLIHKNKNTIGIKINIKKSGCAGFKYNLLLININNQKEINKSYIYIKNNIKIYIPITDMPFIDGTIIDFITTDGINMNIQFNNPQINEYCGCGSSFYIKNVNKINKI, encoded by the coding sequence ATGAATTCTAAAAAATGGATTGGAATAAAATTAACTAAATTAGCGCAAAAATATTTTACAAACTTAATACATAAAAATAAAAATACTATAGGAATAAAAATTAATATAAAAAAATCTGGATGTGCAGGATTTAAATATAATTTATTATTAATTAATATTAATAATCAAAAAGAAATAAATAAATCTTATATATATATAAAAAATAATATTAAAATATATATTCCAATAACAGATATGCCATTCATAGATGGTACAATAATAGATTTTATTACAACTGATGGAATTAATATGAATATTCAATTTAATAATCCACAAATTAATGAATATTGTGGATGTGGAAGTAGTTTTTATATTAAAAATGTAAATAAAATTAATAAAATTTAA
- the rpmI gene encoding 50S ribosomal protein L35, which translates to MPKMKTLKSAVKRFRSTSSGEFKKKKSNLRHILTKKTSHRKRHLRSKNLVSKSDKNHVRFFFPYI; encoded by the coding sequence ATGCCTAAAATGAAGACATTAAAAAGTGCTGTAAAACGTTTTAGAAGTACATCTTCTGGAGAATTTAAAAAAAAAAAATCTAATTTAAGACATATTTTAACTAAAAAAACATCTCATCGAAAAAGACATCTTAGATCAAAAAATTTAGTTTCAAAATCAGATAAAAATCATGTTCGATTTTTTTTTCCATATATTTAA
- the pheT gene encoding phenylalanine--tRNA ligase subunit beta, which yields MKLSEHSLRNWIDTKLSIEVICEQITNSGLEVEEIKLNINNFKNIFIGEVISFKIHPYNDNLLVLKVNIGKKIINIINNKNYIQKNIKVLVACIGSEIIYNKKIISLNIKGIISEGKLCTFHDIGIFNKINKIIKLPFFAPIGIELKDFNFYKDKIIKINTTFNRTDTFGAFGIAREVAILNNLEFPKLKNIKIPINFKKDIKILINKNINYNCFGRIIKNINLKTKTPIWIKEKLRKYHINNVNIVVDIINYIFIELGQSLYTFSFLNDFDNINVCFLKSHIILKNNKDIYLNDKILILKNKNKILSLLGNIDYNLFPININENNLFLGSFFIDPNILNNSIYQFKINNKIKLNDYFVDPENQLKVIEYATYLFLKICGGYTSNITNIQSEKYFKYINREIKLYYKNIIKIIGFNICYYFIENILKKIGYTFFRKKDFWIIIPPSWRSDLLFEEDILSDIMRIYQYDKIISTPLITYNNFVKDDILENYLKRVKYTLVDLGYYEVINYSFIDPDIQKVIYPNKKFLFLQNPISKDMSCMRISLWPGLIKNLLYHQNRQYEEVCLFESGLCFFPIKQKKKFVKQNLYFSGIIGNLNYKYHWDVSAKKFDFYDLKGHVESIFDSIGYLKSIKFKKSIISGLHISNSVEIFFNNIFIGYMGELDPFLLNYFNINYSTFLFEIFWYKIHFKRLNLINKVSEFPYSKRDISIIIDEKILVEDIILFCKKQFISEIVKIYIIDIYTGNPIVKGKKSVTLTFIFQSMYKTFKDIEIDYMINDCVKKIYYKFHAILRM from the coding sequence ATGAAATTAAGTGAACATTCTTTAAGAAATTGGATTGATACAAAATTATCTATTGAGGTGATTTGTGAACAAATTACTAATTCTGGATTAGAAGTTGAAGAAATTAAACTTAATATTAATAATTTTAAAAATATTTTTATTGGTGAAGTTATTTCATTTAAAATACATCCATATAATGATAATTTATTAGTTTTAAAGGTTAATATTGGAAAAAAAATAATAAATATCATAAATAATAAAAATTATATTCAAAAAAATATAAAAGTATTAGTTGCTTGTATTGGTTCAGAAATTATTTATAATAAAAAAATTATATCATTAAATATTAAAGGAATAATATCTGAAGGTAAATTATGCACATTTCATGATATAGGAATATTTAATAAAATAAATAAAATTATTAAATTACCTTTTTTTGCTCCAATTGGAATAGAGTTAAAAGATTTTAATTTTTATAAAGATAAAATAATTAAAATTAATACGACTTTTAATAGAACTGATACATTTGGTGCTTTTGGAATTGCTAGAGAAGTAGCTATTTTAAATAATTTAGAATTTCCTAAATTAAAAAATATTAAAATACCAATTAATTTTAAAAAAGATATTAAAATTTTGATAAATAAAAATATAAATTATAACTGTTTTGGTAGAATTATTAAAAATATTAATTTAAAAACAAAAACTCCAATATGGATTAAAGAAAAATTAAGAAAATATCATATTAATAATGTTAATATTGTTGTTGATATTATTAATTATATATTTATAGAATTAGGACAATCTTTATATACGTTTAGTTTTTTAAATGATTTTGATAATATCAATGTATGTTTTTTAAAATCTCATATAATTTTAAAGAATAATAAAGATATTTATTTAAATGATAAAATATTAATTTTAAAAAATAAAAATAAAATTTTATCATTATTGGGTAATATAGATTATAATTTGTTTCCTATAAATATTAATGAAAATAATTTATTTCTTGGTTCATTTTTTATTGATCCTAATATTTTAAATAATTCTATTTATCAATTTAAAATTAATAATAAAATAAAATTAAATGATTATTTTGTTGATCCGGAAAATCAACTTAAAGTTATTGAATATGCAACATATTTATTTTTAAAAATTTGTGGTGGTTATACTAGTAATATTACTAATATTCAATCAGAAAAATATTTTAAATATATAAATAGAGAAATAAAATTATATTATAAAAATATAATAAAAATTATAGGATTTAATATTTGTTATTATTTTATTGAAAATATTTTAAAGAAAATAGGATATACTTTTTTTAGAAAGAAAGATTTCTGGATTATTATTCCTCCATCTTGGAGATCTGATTTGTTATTTGAAGAAGATATATTATCTGATATAATGAGAATATATCAATATGATAAAATTATATCTACTCCTTTAATCACTTATAATAATTTTGTTAAAGATGATATTTTAGAAAATTATTTAAAAAGAGTGAAATATACATTAGTTGATTTAGGATATTATGAAGTAATTAATTATAGTTTTATTGATCCTGATATTCAAAAAGTAATTTATCCAAATAAAAAATTTTTATTTTTACAAAATCCTATATCAAAAGATATGTCTTGTATGAGAATTTCACTTTGGCCTGGATTAATTAAAAATTTATTATATCATCAAAATCGTCAATATGAAGAAGTTTGTTTATTTGAAAGTGGTTTATGTTTTTTTCCTATTAAACAAAAAAAAAAATTTGTTAAACAAAATTTGTATTTTTCAGGAATTATTGGAAATTTAAATTATAAATATCACTGGGATGTTTCTGCAAAAAAATTTGATTTTTATGATTTAAAAGGTCATGTAGAATCAATTTTTGATTCTATAGGTTATTTAAAAAGTATTAAATTTAAAAAATCAATTATATCAGGTTTACATATTAGTAATAGTGTTGAAATTTTTTTTAATAATATATTTATTGGTTACATGGGTGAATTAGATCCATTTTTATTAAATTATTTTAATATAAATTATTCAACTTTTTTATTTGAAATATTTTGGTATAAAATACATTTTAAAAGATTAAATTTAATAAATAAAGTATCTGAATTTCCATATAGTAAAAGAGATATTTCAATTATTATTGATGAGAAAATATTAGTTGAAGATATAATTTTATTTTGTAAAAAACAGTTTATTTCAGAAATAGTTAAAATTTATATAATTGATATATATACAGGAAATCCTATCGTAAAAGGAAAAAAAAGTGTTACTTTAACTTTTATTTTTCAAAGTATGTATAAAACATTTAAAGATATAGAAATTGATTATATGATTAATGATTGTGTTAAAAAAATATATTATAAATTTCATGCTATTTTAAGAATGTAA
- the rplT gene encoding 50S ribosomal protein L20 translates to MARVKRGVVAHKKHKKILKQAKGYYGARSRVYRVAKQAVIKSGQYAYRDRRQKKRQFRKLWISRINAAVRLHDISYSNFIFGLKKNNIQINRKILSNLAIMDNNSFSFLVKNIKNSIK, encoded by the coding sequence ATGGCTCGTGTAAAACGGGGTGTAGTTGCTCATAAAAAACATAAAAAAATTTTGAAACAAGCAAAAGGATATTATGGAGCTCGATCACGTGTTTATCGTGTTGCAAAACAAGCTGTAATTAAATCTGGACAATATGCATATCGTGATAGAAGACAAAAAAAAAGACAATTTAGAAAATTATGGATTTCTCGTATTAATGCTGCTGTTCGTTTACATGATATTTCATATAGTAATTTTATATTTGGTTTAAAAAAAAATAATATTCAAATTAATCGTAAAATATTATCAAATTTAGCTATTATGGATAATAATTCTTTTTCTTTTTTAGTAAAAAATATAAAAAATAGTATAAAATAA
- the pheS gene encoding phenylalanine--tRNA ligase subunit alpha: MNKLKIYFDKIQFLKNFELELKLIKTKNQLNILKIKYLGKKGLISNYIKEFKILELEKRKYFLKKINYVKKYIKNIFDNERIKFDNLEINKKNRFKQIDISLPGRKKKLGAIHPITSFIYYIESIFSKFGFNIIKNGFEIEHQYYNFDALNIPISHPARNMQDTFWFNSDFLLRTQTSNMQIHEIKKKKLPIKIIVPGKVYRKDYDQTHSPMFYQIEGLIIDKNINFSHLKWIINIFLDIFFNKKMKIRFRSSYFPFTILSSEVDVMDENNTWLEILGCGMVHPNILKRFNIDINIYSGFAFGMGVERMIMLYYGINDLRLFLKNDLRFLKQFKKNRYF; encoded by the coding sequence TTGAATAAATTAAAAATTTATTTTGATAAAATTCAATTTTTAAAAAATTTTGAATTAGAATTAAAACTTATTAAAACAAAAAATCAATTAAATATTTTAAAAATTAAATATCTTGGAAAAAAGGGTTTAATTTCAAATTATATTAAAGAATTTAAGATTTTAGAATTAGAAAAACGTAAATATTTTTTAAAAAAAATTAATTATGTAAAAAAATATATTAAAAATATTTTTGATAATGAAAGAATAAAATTTGATAATTTAGAGATAAATAAAAAAAATCGTTTTAAACAAATAGATATATCTTTGCCAGGACGTAAAAAAAAATTAGGTGCTATTCATCCTATTACAAGTTTTATTTATTATATTGAATCAATATTTTCTAAATTTGGTTTTAATATTATAAAAAATGGATTTGAAATAGAGCATCAATATTATAATTTTGATGCTTTAAATATACCTATTTCTCATCCTGCTCGTAATATGCAGGATACTTTTTGGTTTAATTCAGATTTTTTATTAAGAACTCAAACTTCAAATATGCAAATTCATGAAATAAAAAAAAAAAAATTACCAATTAAAATTATTGTTCCTGGAAAAGTATATCGTAAAGATTATGATCAAACTCATAGTCCAATGTTTTATCAAATTGAGGGTTTAATAATTGATAAAAATATTAATTTTTCACACTTAAAATGGATTATTAATATATTTTTAGATATTTTTTTTAATAAAAAAATGAAAATAAGATTTCGATCTTCTTATTTTCCTTTTACTATATTATCTTCTGAAGTAGATGTTATGGATGAAAATAATACTTGGTTAGAAATATTAGGATGTGGTATGGTTCATCCTAATATTTTAAAACGATTTAATATTGATATTAATATATATTCTGGTTTTGCATTTGGTATGGGAGTAGAAAGAATGATTATGTTATATTATGGAATAAATGATTTACGTTTATTTTTAAAAAATGATTTACGATTTTTAAAACAATTTAAAAAAAATAGGTATTTTTAA
- a CDS encoding 3-deoxy-7-phosphoheptulonate synthase, which produces MKKTDELRTLHIDPLVTPSDLAKRYPLTSNIIDNVILTRNHIANILTGKDKRLLVIIGPCSVHDPDAAVEYASQLYTLRKKYSFQLEIIMRTYFEKPRTVVGWKGLISDPDLDNSFKVNHGLSVARKLLLDINKIGMPAATEFLDIVIGQFIADLISWGAIGARTTESQIHREMASSLSCPVGFKNGTDGNINIAIDAIRAAQSKHVFFAPNKDGQMTINYTSGNPFAHIIMRGGKNPNYHAYDIKKAVKKLKKFQLPEYLMIDFSHGNCLKQHKMQCHVADSICKQIIDGTKNISGVMIESFLKEGSQNVVPKKDLIYGKSITDPCLGWEDTKLILEQLAKAINYRL; this is translated from the coding sequence ATGAAAAAAACAGATGAACTTCGTACATTACATATTGATCCCTTGGTTACTCCTTCGGATTTAGCAAAACGTTATCCTTTAACATCAAATATTATTGATAATGTTATATTAACAAGAAATCATATTGCTAATATTCTTACTGGTAAAGATAAACGTTTATTAGTTATAATTGGTCCTTGTTCAGTACATGATCCAGATGCTGCTGTAGAATATGCAAGTCAATTATATACATTACGTAAAAAATATTCTTTTCAACTTGAAATTATTATGCGTACATATTTTGAAAAACCTAGAACTGTAGTTGGGTGGAAAGGATTAATTTCTGATCCTGATCTTGATAATAGTTTTAAAGTTAATCATGGACTTTCTGTAGCACGTAAATTACTTTTAGATATTAATAAAATAGGTATGCCAGCTGCTACAGAATTTTTAGATATTGTTATTGGTCAATTTATAGCAGATTTAATTAGTTGGGGTGCAATTGGCGCAAGAACTACTGAGAGTCAAATTCATAGGGAAATGGCATCTTCTCTTTCTTGTCCAGTGGGTTTTAAAAATGGAACAGATGGTAATATTAATATTGCTATTGATGCAATTCGTGCTGCTCAATCAAAGCATGTATTTTTTGCACCAAATAAAGATGGTCAAATGACTATTAATTATACTAGTGGAAATCCCTTTGCGCATATTATTATGCGAGGTGGAAAAAATCCTAATTATCATGCTTATGATATTAAAAAAGCAGTAAAAAAATTAAAAAAATTTCAATTACCTGAATATTTAATGATTGATTTTAGTCATGGAAATTGTTTAAAACAACATAAAATGCAATGTCATGTTGCTGATTCAATTTGTAAACAAATTATAGATGGTACAAAAAATATTTCTGGTGTTATGATTGAAAGTTTTTTAAAAGAAGGATCTCAAAATGTTGTTCCTAAAAAAGATTTAATATATGGTAAATCCATTACTGATCCATGTTTAGGGTGGGAAGATACTAAATTAATTCTTGAACAGTTAGCTAAAGCTATTAATTATCGTTTATAA
- the tyrS gene encoding tyrosine--tRNA ligase, producing MNKNNLLDELELRGFISKISNISDLKKNINHSYISVYCGFDPTSNSLHVGHLLPLFCLQWFQHYGHKLFILVGYATSLIGDPSFKKEERLINISNNFLFWTQDIINQIKKFFKQNNLNSPIILNNYDWFKEIKIIPFLRNIGKLFSINTMINKKSVKNRINRIEKGISFTEFSYSLLQAYDFLQLYQKYKVILQIGGSDQWGNIVSGIDLIRKIHHKQVFGLTVPLLIQENGIKFGKTENNKTIWLNSKRTSPYSFYQFWLNINDNQVYKFLKLFTFFSLSKINEIKNSNTNIRNVKLILADYITNIVHGKKKLHAAKRITENLFYGNIFNLKKSDFYQLKQDGMFSIKVSELEDLKQVLVNSKLSLSRSDAHRLILNNAIKINNRKEKNPNYKFLNSDKLFEKFTILSKGKKNHLLLCW from the coding sequence ATGAATAAAAATAATTTATTAGATGAATTAGAATTACGAGGATTCATTTCTAAGATTAGTAATATATCAGATTTAAAAAAAAATATTAATCATTCTTATATTTCTGTATATTGTGGATTTGATCCTACATCAAATAGTTTACATGTGGGTCATCTTTTACCATTATTTTGTTTACAATGGTTTCAACATTATGGACATAAATTATTTATTTTAGTAGGATATGCTACTAGTTTAATTGGAGATCCTTCATTTAAAAAAGAAGAACGTTTAATTAATATTTCAAATAATTTTTTATTTTGGACTCAAGATATTATTAATCAAATTAAAAAATTTTTTAAACAAAATAATTTAAATTCGCCAATTATTTTAAATAATTATGATTGGTTTAAAGAGATAAAAATAATTCCATTTTTAAGAAATATTGGAAAATTATTTTCTATTAATACTATGATTAATAAAAAATCTGTTAAAAATAGAATTAATAGAATTGAAAAAGGTATATCATTTACAGAATTTTCATATAGTTTACTTCAAGCATATGATTTTTTACAATTATATCAAAAATATAAAGTAATTTTACAAATTGGTGGATCTGATCAATGGGGAAATATTGTTTCTGGAATTGATTTAATACGTAAAATACATCATAAGCAAGTATTTGGATTGACTGTACCTTTATTAATTCAAGAAAATGGAATTAAATTTGGAAAAACAGAAAATAATAAAACTATTTGGTTAAATAGTAAACGTACTAGTCCTTATTCTTTTTATCAATTTTGGTTAAATATCAATGATAATCAAGTATATAAATTTTTAAAATTATTTACTTTTTTTAGTTTATCTAAAATTAATGAAATAAAGAATTCTAATACTAATATTCGAAATGTTAAATTAATTCTTGCGGATTATATTACAAATATTGTTCATGGAAAAAAAAAATTACATGCTGCTAAAAGAATTACTGAAAATTTATTTTATGGAAATATTTTTAATTTAAAGAAATCAGATTTTTATCAACTAAAACAAGATGGTATGTTTAGTATTAAAGTATCTGAATTAGAAGATTTAAAGCAAGTATTGGTAAATTCAAAATTGTCATTATCACGTAGTGATGCTCATCGTTTAATTTTAAATAATGCAATTAAAATTAATAATCGTAAAGAAAAAAATCCAAATTATAAGTTTTTAAATTCAGATAAATTATTTGAAAAATTTACTATATTATCAAAAGGAAAAAAAAATCATTTATTATTATGTTGGTAA
- the thrS gene encoding threonine--tRNA ligase codes for MPIITLPNGKKKIYKNAISLVKVVEDIKIGFSKFVVGSIINGKFVDINFHINKNCHIDILTKYDIRSINLFSYSCMQLLSYSLKKVWKTSKLGIGNINKNIFYCDIDLNYKLNKHDIIILENVMKKLIKKKYNIIFNNILFSELKNIFLSQNELYKLYYIKKKFFNNKYVPIYLHENFLDIYLGPQIPNINFCLHFKLKNIKIISREYGSLNTIFQRIYGQVWLNKEMMLSDLNKLKITMKKDHRNLNKKMNLYHKEKESPGMIFWHHNGSIIFRELENFIRVQLRKWNYEEVKTPFMLNQSLWKQSGHLENFYSSIFFTKSENQIYCIKPMNCPAHIKIFNKYLRSYKDLPLRIAEFGICHRNETSGSLYGLLRLNSFTQDDAHIFCTEYQVQSEIMNCIKIIMDSYKIFGFKNIHVKFSTRPRKRIGSNIIWDKAELSLKNALIDSNIIFKCQKGEGAFYGPKIEFILEDCLNRLWQCGTIQLDFYLPDRFGSYYIDKNNNRKMPIMIHRAILGSIERFIGILLEEYSGNLPVWLSPIQVIIINVNSNHNQYVINLFKKLFQLNIRVKYDIKNEKINSKIRKYIILKIPYILICGDKEINIKKVSVRNRNNNVTKIMSIDNFIRKIKYEIKYHIL; via the coding sequence ATGCCTATTATTACATTACCTAATGGAAAAAAAAAAATATATAAAAATGCAATTTCATTAGTAAAAGTAGTAGAGGATATTAAAATAGGATTTTCTAAATTTGTTGTTGGATCGATTATTAATGGAAAATTTGTTGATATAAATTTTCATATAAATAAAAATTGTCATATTGATATTTTAACTAAATATGATATTAGATCAATTAATTTATTTTCTTATTCATGTATGCAATTATTATCTTATTCATTAAAAAAAGTATGGAAAACATCAAAACTTGGAATTGGTAATATTAATAAAAATATATTTTATTGTGATATTGATCTTAATTATAAATTAAATAAACATGATATTATAATTTTAGAAAATGTGATGAAAAAATTAATTAAAAAAAAATATAATATTATATTTAATAATATTTTATTTTCTGAATTAAAAAATATATTTTTATCTCAAAATGAATTATATAAATTATATTATATCAAGAAAAAATTTTTTAATAATAAATATGTACCTATTTATTTACATGAAAATTTTTTAGATATATATTTAGGACCCCAAATTCCTAATATAAATTTTTGTTTACATTTTAAATTAAAAAATATTAAAATAATATCTCGAGAATATGGTAGTTTAAATACAATATTTCAACGTATTTATGGTCAGGTATGGTTAAATAAAGAAATGATGTTAAGTGATTTAAATAAATTAAAAATTACAATGAAAAAAGATCATAGAAATCTTAATAAAAAAATGAATTTATATCATAAAGAAAAAGAATCTCCAGGTATGATATTTTGGCATCACAATGGATCTATTATATTTAGAGAGTTAGAAAATTTTATTCGTGTTCAATTAAGAAAATGGAATTATGAAGAAGTAAAAACGCCATTTATGTTAAATCAATCATTATGGAAACAAAGTGGTCATTTAGAAAATTTTTATTCTTCAATATTTTTTACAAAATCTGAAAATCAAATATATTGTATTAAACCAATGAATTGTCCTGCGCATATAAAAATATTTAATAAATATTTACGATCATATAAAGATCTTCCATTACGTATAGCAGAATTTGGCATTTGTCATCGTAATGAAACATCTGGTTCATTATATGGTTTACTTAGATTAAATAGTTTTACACAAGATGATGCACATATATTTTGTACTGAATATCAAGTTCAATCTGAAATTATGAATTGTATTAAAATAATTATGGATTCTTATAAGATTTTTGGATTTAAAAATATTCATGTAAAGTTTTCAACTCGTCCTAGAAAACGAATTGGAAGTAATATTATTTGGGATAAAGCAGAATTAAGTTTAAAAAATGCATTAATTGATAGCAATATTATTTTTAAATGTCAAAAAGGTGAGGGTGCATTTTATGGACCAAAAATTGAATTTATCTTAGAAGATTGTTTAAATAGATTATGGCAATGTGGAACAATACAACTTGATTTTTATTTACCAGATCGTTTTGGATCATATTATATTGATAAAAATAATAATCGTAAAATGCCAATTATGATTCATCGTGCAATATTAGGTTCAATAGAACGATTTATTGGAATTTTATTAGAAGAATATTCAGGTAATTTACCAGTTTGGTTATCTCCTATTCAGGTTATCATTATTAATGTAAATAGTAATCATAATCAATATGTTATAAATTTATTTAAGAAATTATTTCAATTAAATATTAGAGTAAAATATGATATAAAAAATGAAAAAATTAATTCTAAAATAAGAAAATATATTATTTTAAAAATTCCATATATATTAATTTGTGGAGATAAAGAAATTAATATTAAAAAAGTTAGTGTACGTAATAGAAATAATAATGTTACTAAAATTATGAGTATTGATAATTTTATAAGAAAAATAAAATATGAAATAAAATACCATATTTTATAA